Proteins found in one Sorghum bicolor cultivar BTx623 chromosome 1, Sorghum_bicolor_NCBIv3, whole genome shotgun sequence genomic segment:
- the LOC8084946 gene encoding AT-hook motif nuclear-localized protein 22, producing the protein MGSLDGHSLQQGHHHGYAHSHVGAGPDSSGNNNNDEDDASPPPAGAAAGGGGGPRRPRGRPPGSKNKPKPPVVVTRESPNAMRSHVLEIASGADIVDAIAGFSRRRQRGVSVLSGTGAVTNVTLRQPAGAGAAAIALRGRFEILSMSGAFLPAPAPPGATGLAVYLAGGQGQVVGGSVMGELIASGPVMVIAATFGNATYERLPLEQDAEEGAVLSGSSEGGATAQQLEQQQSSGGPVVPPSSMYAVPQTPPHDMFGQWGHAAVTRPPPTSF; encoded by the coding sequence ATGGGGAGCCTCGACGGCCACTCGCTGCAGCAGGGCCATCACCACGGCTACGCCCACTCCCACGTCGGCGCGGGCCCCGACAGCAGCGGCAACAACAACAACGACGAGGACGACGCGTCGCCCCCGCCTGCCGGCGCCGCGGCGGGGGGAGGCGGAGGTCCTCGCCGGCCGCGGGGGAGGCCCCCGGGGTCCAAGAACAAGCCGAAGCCGCCGGTGGTGGTGACGCGGGAGAGCCCCAACGCGATGCGCTCCCACGTGCTGGAGATCGCCAGCGGCGCCGACATCGTGGACGCCATCGCGGGCTtctcccgccgccgccagcgcGGCGTCTCCGTGCTCAGCGGGACCGGCGCGGTCACCAACGTCACGCTGCGGCAGCCCGCGGGGGCCGGCGCGGCGGCCATCGCGCTGCGTGGCCGGTTCGAGATACTGTCCATGTCCGGGGCGTTCctcccggcgccggcgccgccggggGCCACGGGGCTCGCCGTGTACCTGGCGGGAGGGCAGGGGCAGGTGGTGGGCGGGAGCGTCATGGGGGAGCTCATCGCGTCGGGCCCCGTCATGGTGATCGCCGCCACGTTCGGCAACGCCACCTACGAGAGGCTGCCGCTGGAGCAGGACGCCGAGGAGGGCGCCGTGCTCTCCGGGTCGTCCGAGGGCGGCGCCACCGCGCAGcagctggagcagcagcagagcaGCGGGGGCCCCGTCGTGCCGCCGTCGTCCATGTACGCCGTCCCGCAGACGCCGCCGCACGACATGTTCGGCCAGTGGGGGCACGCGGCTGTGACGCGGCCACCGCCGACGTCGTTCTAG